One segment of Micromonospora parathelypteridis DNA contains the following:
- a CDS encoding serine hydrolase domain-containing protein, translated as MEDTDLSQGWLPLLDHLDRQVSSGRLSPDTATLSDLMSIYQVPGVSIAVGHVSGQVWTAGYGVAAGGTSTPVTAGTAFAACSISKHVAAFGALRLVQDGVLDLDTDVGEYLTSWHLLDLEGRQPGVTVRQLLAHTAGLSDTWYRGYAADNAPSLLQVLEGSGPTTTPPVRSTLLPGSRFRYSGSHYSVLQQLMVDATGAPFDDLMQTLVLEPMAMTDSSFDQGFPHRRPDLVARGHHGGGTGVPGGWRAQPETAAAGMWSTPTDLLRLDLEIARAASANSKLLDRDLATEMWTPQIPGGTYGLGTEVVERVGRRRFGHTGLNVGYTCFSYVWPDSGFAVAAMTNSEDGWELLVSIRAAADRRYATTITAAPLGDVTGRYLLHDDYPIDIAVTNGQLTFSAPAQQPVALLAGPDGHYQHPGLDLEVWFPQANDQPRTLELRQEGVTQIATPATRQPD; from the coding sequence GTGGAAGACACGGACTTATCCCAGGGCTGGTTGCCACTGCTGGATCACCTTGACCGGCAGGTATCTTCCGGGCGGCTCTCGCCGGACACGGCGACGTTGTCCGATCTGATGAGCATCTACCAGGTGCCCGGGGTCAGCATCGCCGTCGGGCACGTGAGCGGGCAGGTGTGGACGGCGGGGTATGGCGTCGCAGCTGGTGGGACGTCGACGCCGGTGACCGCGGGCACCGCGTTCGCGGCCTGTTCGATCAGTAAGCATGTCGCCGCGTTCGGCGCCTTGCGGCTGGTCCAGGACGGTGTGCTGGACCTCGACACCGACGTCGGCGAGTACCTCACGTCGTGGCATCTACTCGACCTCGAGGGTCGGCAACCGGGAGTTACGGTACGACAGCTCCTGGCGCACACGGCGGGATTGTCCGACACCTGGTACCGCGGCTATGCCGCAGACAACGCCCCGTCGCTGTTGCAGGTCCTGGAAGGCAGCGGCCCGACGACCACTCCACCGGTTCGGTCGACCCTGTTGCCGGGTAGCCGCTTCCGGTACTCGGGCAGCCACTACTCCGTGCTCCAGCAGCTGATGGTGGACGCGACCGGAGCCCCGTTCGACGACCTCATGCAGACCCTGGTGCTGGAACCGATGGCCATGACCGACAGCAGCTTCGACCAGGGGTTTCCGCACCGGCGACCAGATCTGGTGGCTCGCGGCCATCACGGTGGCGGCACCGGGGTTCCCGGCGGTTGGCGAGCGCAGCCGGAGACGGCTGCGGCTGGTATGTGGAGCACCCCGACCGACCTGCTCCGGCTCGACCTTGAGATCGCCCGAGCGGCCTCGGCAAACTCGAAGCTGCTCGACCGCGACCTGGCCACCGAGATGTGGACACCGCAGATTCCCGGTGGCACCTACGGGCTCGGCACCGAGGTCGTCGAGCGCGTCGGGCGCCGGCGTTTCGGACACACCGGGTTGAACGTCGGCTATACCTGCTTCTCCTACGTGTGGCCCGACAGCGGCTTCGCGGTCGCGGCGATGACCAACTCCGAGGATGGATGGGAGCTGCTGGTCAGCATCCGCGCCGCAGCGGACCGTCGGTACGCCACCACCATCACGGCCGCGCCGCTCGGTGACGTGACGGGCCGCTACCTCTTACACGACGACTACCCGATCGACATCGCGGTCACCAACGGCCAACTGACCTTCTCCGCCCCTGCCCAGCAACCGGTCGCACTGCTGGCAGGCCCGGACGGTCACTACCAACACCCAGGACTCGATCTGGAAGTCTGGTTCCCGCAGGCCAACGACCAGCCCCGCACCCTGGAACTACGGCAGGAAGGAGTCACGCAAATCGCGACACCAGCAACCAGGCAACCCGACTAG
- a CDS encoding ABC transporter permease produces MTDSPTPSQRWPHVGLPTLGAVLAIALWWLATWAFDIEPFFLPAPPDVVDAFVRLPGYLAEQTLITFLETVIGFGIATVGGLLLAVLLAASRTVERMALPMIAGINAVPKVALAPLLLVWIGFGYETKVVMVVLLCFFPILVSTMAGLTSTPNELAELARSLSASWWQTFVKVRLPWALPQVFVGLKVATSLAIIGATIGEVINPEAGLGSVIASSGQSADTPLAFAALTLLALMGALLFYLMAGLERLLAPWARAISS; encoded by the coding sequence GTGACTGACAGTCCCACGCCGTCACAACGATGGCCGCACGTCGGGCTGCCCACCCTCGGGGCGGTGCTGGCGATCGCGCTCTGGTGGCTGGCCACCTGGGCGTTCGACATCGAGCCGTTCTTCCTGCCCGCACCCCCGGACGTGGTCGACGCGTTCGTCCGGCTCCCCGGCTACCTCGCCGAGCAAACCTTGATCACCTTCCTGGAGACGGTCATCGGGTTCGGGATCGCGACCGTAGGTGGCCTCCTGCTCGCCGTCCTGCTCGCCGCGTCCCGGACGGTCGAGCGGATGGCCCTCCCCATGATCGCCGGAATCAACGCGGTACCGAAGGTGGCGCTCGCGCCACTGCTCCTGGTCTGGATCGGGTTCGGCTACGAAACCAAAGTCGTGATGGTCGTGCTGCTCTGCTTCTTTCCGATCCTGGTCTCGACCATGGCCGGGCTGACCTCGACCCCGAACGAACTCGCCGAACTCGCCCGCTCCCTGTCCGCCTCGTGGTGGCAGACCTTCGTGAAGGTGCGACTCCCGTGGGCCCTGCCGCAGGTCTTCGTCGGACTGAAGGTCGCGACCTCGCTGGCTATCATCGGCGCGACCATCGGCGAGGTGATCAACCCGGAGGCCGGGCTCGGTTCGGTGATCGCCAGCTCCGGCCAGTCGGCCGACACTCCACTCGCGTTCGCAGCGCTGACCCTGCTCGCGCTCATGGGCGCGCTGCTCTTCTACCTGATGGCCGGCCTCGAACGCCTCCTCGCCCCGTGGGCACGGGCGATCTCGTCGTAG
- a CDS encoding cyclase family protein — translation MTAGRAVPTQDDVLGYFDSLSNWGRWGDDDELGTLNHISDDVRLAAARAVRHGRSVSCAWEVAVPGDMERSTTTCPCAADMPGAENMPVPAFHADRRWGFSSERLGMTFHGNTFTHVDSPCHIFWDGMMYNGRSHSLVDAATGSAWAAVTAAANGIVTRGVLLDVARTRDVPWLESGQGVFPDDLEEAERRQGVRVRPGDAVLLRTGYGRFRHEAGEASGFTQAGWHASCLPWLHEREVALIGADTPQDVQPSGYDDVLMPVHAVSLVAMGLWMLDNCDLEACAATAAELGQWDFQLAVAPVRLAGTSGSPVNPIATF, via the coding sequence ATGACGGCTGGACGGGCGGTGCCCACGCAGGACGACGTGCTCGGATACTTCGACTCGCTGTCGAACTGGGGACGGTGGGGCGACGACGACGAGCTCGGCACTCTGAACCACATCAGCGACGACGTCCGGCTGGCGGCGGCACGGGCCGTGCGCCACGGCAGGAGCGTGTCCTGCGCGTGGGAGGTTGCCGTACCGGGAGATATGGAGCGGTCGACGACGACGTGCCCGTGCGCCGCCGACATGCCGGGTGCCGAGAACATGCCGGTGCCCGCCTTCCACGCTGACCGGCGCTGGGGCTTTTCGTCCGAGCGGCTCGGCATGACGTTCCACGGCAACACCTTCACCCACGTCGACTCGCCGTGCCACATCTTCTGGGACGGCATGATGTACAACGGGCGGTCGCACTCGTTGGTCGACGCCGCGACGGGGTCGGCGTGGGCGGCCGTCACGGCGGCGGCGAACGGGATCGTCACGCGTGGCGTCCTGCTGGACGTTGCGAGGACCCGTGATGTGCCGTGGTTGGAATCGGGGCAGGGTGTGTTCCCCGACGATCTCGAGGAGGCCGAGCGTCGCCAGGGTGTACGGGTGCGACCCGGCGATGCGGTGCTCCTGCGGACCGGTTATGGCCGCTTCCGGCACGAGGCCGGTGAGGCCAGCGGTTTCACGCAGGCCGGCTGGCATGCGTCCTGCCTGCCGTGGCTGCACGAACGGGAGGTCGCGCTGATCGGCGCCGACACCCCCCAGGACGTTCAGCCGTCGGGGTACGACGACGTGCTGATGCCGGTGCACGCTGTGAGTCTCGTCGCGATGGGTCTGTGGATGCTCGACAACTGCGACCTGGAGGCGTGCGCGGCAACGGCTGCCGAGCTCGGCCAGTGGGACTTCCAGCTCGCAGTCGCGCCGGTCCGCCTCGCCGGAACGTCCGGCAGCCCGGTCAACCCGATCGCCACATTCTGA